In Paenarthrobacter sp. GOM3, a single window of DNA contains:
- the mraY gene encoding phospho-N-acetylmuramoyl-pentapeptide-transferase, translated as MIALLIGAGVALLVALIGTPLFIKFLVAKSYGQFIRDDGPTSHHTKRGTPTMGGTVVVAAVLISYFATHLVMWMMNPRSPGPSASGLLLLFLMVGMGFVGFLDDYIKISNKRSLGLNARAKLILQAAVGIIFAILVLQFPNENGLRPASTQISLVRDIPWLDLAFGGTVVGAILFVLWSNLIITAATNGVNLTDGLDGLAAGASIMVFGAYTIMGIWQSNQACGSPREAGSGCYQVRDPMDLALLAAILSAALVGFLWWNTSPAKIFMGDTGSLAIGGAVAAFAILSRTELLLAFIGGLFVLITLSVIIQVGFFKLSGGKRVFKMAPLQHHFELKGWAEVTVVVRFWILAGLFVAAGLGVFYAEWVVLL; from the coding sequence GTGATTGCACTTTTGATCGGCGCCGGCGTCGCCCTCCTGGTCGCCCTTATTGGGACGCCCCTGTTCATTAAGTTCCTCGTGGCCAAGAGCTACGGCCAGTTCATCCGCGACGACGGACCGACGTCGCACCACACCAAGCGCGGGACACCCACCATGGGCGGAACCGTGGTGGTGGCAGCTGTCCTGATCAGTTACTTTGCCACCCACCTGGTCATGTGGATGATGAACCCACGCTCACCGGGACCGTCCGCGTCCGGGCTCCTGCTGCTGTTCCTGATGGTCGGCATGGGCTTTGTGGGCTTCCTCGATGACTACATCAAAATTTCCAACAAGCGAAGCCTGGGGCTCAACGCACGGGCCAAGCTGATCCTGCAGGCAGCCGTTGGCATCATCTTCGCGATCCTGGTCCTGCAGTTCCCCAACGAAAACGGGCTGCGTCCTGCCTCCACCCAGATCTCGCTGGTGCGGGACATTCCGTGGCTGGACCTCGCCTTCGGCGGCACCGTGGTGGGCGCCATCCTTTTCGTGCTCTGGTCCAACCTGATCATCACCGCGGCCACCAACGGCGTAAACCTCACCGACGGCCTCGACGGCCTGGCCGCGGGCGCGTCCATCATGGTCTTTGGCGCCTACACCATCATGGGAATCTGGCAAAGCAACCAGGCTTGCGGATCCCCGCGGGAAGCAGGCAGCGGCTGCTACCAGGTCCGTGACCCCATGGACCTGGCCCTGCTGGCTGCCATCCTCAGCGCGGCCTTGGTGGGCTTCCTCTGGTGGAACACATCGCCGGCAAAGATCTTCATGGGAGACACCGGGTCCCTGGCCATCGGCGGAGCCGTTGCAGCCTTCGCCATCCTCTCCCGGACCGAGCTCCTGCTGGCCTTCATCGGCGGCCTTTTCGTGCTGATCACCCTGTCCGTGATCATCCAGGTGGGCTTCTTCAAGCTCAGCGGCGGCAAGCGTGTCTTCAAGATGGCTCCACTGCAGCACCACTTTGAATTGAAGGGCTGGGCGGAGGTCACGGTGGTGGTCCGGTTCTGGATCCTCGCCGGGCTCTTCGTAGCTGCCGGCCTGGGAGTTTTCTACGCTGAATGGGTGGTACTGCTGTGA
- the murD gene encoding UDP-N-acetylmuramoyl-L-alanine--D-glutamate ligase, translating to MGGTAVNGSPETTPSTGDRLNELTSWDADWSGLRVVVTGIGVSGFSAADTLIELGAKVVVVDAATTTRAKAQADTLKIVGAVDVLLGEEAVNALPLIDGALPELVVTSPGWRPDQALLAAAKRKHIAVWGDVELAWRLRVRAGHRTADWLTITGTNGKTTTVGMTESMLQAAGLKAIAVGNVGTPILDALRDPVDYDAFAVELSSFQLHWSHSLSPVASVCLNVAEDHVDWHGSYASYLADKAKVYENTQKAAVYNAEQIETERMVENADVVEGCRAIGFTINTPSISMLGVVDGLLVDRAFIAERKDSAAELAAMSDLGPVAPRHMVANALAAAALVRAYGVEPSAVKQGLANYLPGAHRIQLVAKHNDILWINDSKATNPHAASAALSAFQNVVWIAGGLSKGVNYDDLVKEHAQRLKAVVLIGTDTEALEGSLQRHAADVPVIVQPKGDTERVETAAGNAASPIYGEAIMAQAVAAAATVAASGDTVLMAPAAASMDQFSSYAHRGDAFVQAVRELVEGQAPTTEE from the coding sequence ATGGGTGGTACTGCTGTGAATGGAAGCCCCGAAACAACTCCGTCCACCGGGGACAGGCTCAACGAACTCACCAGCTGGGACGCTGACTGGAGCGGCCTGCGCGTGGTAGTCACGGGGATCGGAGTGTCCGGCTTCTCAGCCGCGGACACCCTGATCGAGCTCGGCGCGAAAGTGGTAGTGGTTGATGCTGCCACCACAACCCGTGCCAAGGCCCAGGCAGATACCCTGAAGATCGTGGGCGCCGTTGACGTGCTGTTGGGCGAGGAAGCGGTGAACGCCCTTCCCCTGATCGACGGTGCGTTGCCCGAACTGGTTGTGACCTCGCCAGGGTGGCGGCCGGACCAGGCCCTCCTGGCAGCCGCCAAGCGCAAGCACATCGCAGTTTGGGGCGATGTCGAGCTTGCTTGGCGCCTGCGGGTCCGGGCGGGACACAGGACAGCGGATTGGCTCACCATCACCGGCACCAACGGCAAGACAACCACTGTTGGCATGACGGAATCCATGCTTCAAGCAGCCGGACTGAAGGCCATCGCCGTCGGCAACGTGGGCACGCCGATCCTCGACGCCCTCCGGGATCCCGTGGACTACGACGCCTTCGCAGTGGAACTCTCCAGCTTCCAGCTGCACTGGAGCCACTCGCTGTCCCCGGTGGCAAGTGTTTGCCTCAACGTGGCCGAAGACCACGTGGACTGGCACGGTTCCTACGCCTCCTACCTCGCCGATAAAGCCAAGGTGTACGAAAACACCCAGAAAGCTGCCGTCTACAACGCCGAACAGATCGAAACCGAGCGGATGGTGGAGAACGCGGACGTCGTCGAGGGCTGCCGGGCCATCGGGTTCACCATCAACACCCCGTCCATCAGCATGCTGGGCGTGGTGGATGGCCTTCTGGTGGACCGCGCCTTCATTGCTGAACGCAAGGACTCCGCCGCCGAACTCGCCGCCATGTCCGACCTCGGTCCGGTAGCGCCGCGGCACATGGTGGCCAACGCCTTGGCCGCTGCCGCCCTGGTCCGCGCCTACGGAGTTGAGCCTTCAGCGGTGAAGCAGGGCCTGGCCAACTATTTGCCGGGCGCCCACCGCATCCAGTTGGTGGCCAAGCACAACGACATCCTGTGGATCAACGATTCAAAGGCCACCAATCCGCATGCAGCCTCCGCGGCACTTTCCGCCTTCCAGAACGTCGTGTGGATCGCCGGTGGCCTCTCCAAGGGCGTCAACTATGACGACCTGGTCAAAGAGCATGCCCAACGCTTGAAGGCCGTGGTACTGATTGGTACCGACACCGAAGCACTGGAAGGCTCCCTCCAGCGACACGCAGCGGATGTCCCCGTGATCGTGCAGCCCAAGGGTGACACTGAAAGGGTGGAGACCGCAGCCGGTAATGCCGCTTCGCCTATCTACGGTGAGGCCATCATGGCCCAAGCCGTCGCTGCGGCGGCCACCGTGGCAGCGTCAGGCGACACTGTGCTCATGGCGCCGGCGGCAGCATCCATGGATCAGTTCTCTTCCTACGCTCACCGTGGCGACGCTTTCGTCCAAGCAGTTCGCGAGCTTGTGGAAGGGCAGGCACCGACCACCGAGGAGTAA
- the ftsW gene encoding putative lipid II flippase FtsW gives MVSTPTRTRGKAPRDGKPEASPVSAKKPSGLRRLVRNFWDSLEGKDRAPNSSTYYLILGCALALTAIGVMMVLSASSVEAISEGKSPYADALKQAMFGVLGALAMYVISRTNVNWMKRLSWWALGAVVVLLALVQVMGNSVNGNKNWIDIGGVTLQPSETAKLVLCVWIAAVLARKQKLLHRWWHVIIPVVPGAGLVIALVMLGNDLGTVIVIAAITAAGLYFAGVPGKMLAIAGTVGAAGAILATVSSANRICRITSWLGTASASCTADFDFDFQSTNGMYGLAQGSWTGLGLGQSRQKYNWLPEAHNDFIFAIIGEELGLVGTIVVLVLFAILGIAIFRVVVRQTDPFQRTLAGGIMVWLLGQASMNMAVVTQLLPVVGVPLPFISYGGSALVMSLCGVGVVLSLARGQLPPQQRPRFLPRRSPKTARKRT, from the coding sequence ATGGTCAGCACGCCCACCCGCACCCGCGGCAAAGCGCCACGGGACGGGAAACCCGAGGCGTCGCCCGTGTCGGCGAAGAAGCCTTCCGGGCTCCGCCGGCTCGTGCGCAACTTCTGGGACAGCCTCGAAGGCAAGGACAGGGCTCCGAACAGCTCCACCTACTACCTGATCCTTGGTTGCGCCCTGGCACTAACGGCCATCGGCGTCATGATGGTCCTGTCCGCTTCCAGCGTCGAAGCAATTTCCGAAGGCAAGTCACCCTACGCGGACGCCCTGAAGCAGGCCATGTTCGGAGTCCTGGGTGCTTTAGCCATGTACGTCATCTCGCGAACCAACGTGAACTGGATGAAACGGTTGTCATGGTGGGCACTTGGCGCCGTAGTGGTCCTTCTTGCGCTGGTCCAGGTCATGGGCAACAGCGTCAACGGCAACAAGAACTGGATCGACATCGGTGGAGTGACGCTCCAGCCCTCCGAAACGGCCAAACTGGTGCTCTGCGTCTGGATCGCTGCCGTATTGGCCCGCAAGCAGAAGCTCCTGCACCGTTGGTGGCACGTGATCATTCCTGTCGTTCCCGGCGCAGGGCTGGTGATCGCCCTGGTGATGCTTGGCAACGACCTCGGCACAGTCATCGTCATTGCCGCGATCACGGCGGCAGGGCTGTACTTCGCCGGCGTTCCCGGCAAGATGCTTGCGATTGCGGGCACAGTCGGTGCCGCGGGCGCCATCCTGGCGACGGTCAGCAGCGCAAACCGTATCTGCCGTATCACCTCGTGGCTCGGTACGGCCTCCGCCTCCTGCACGGCCGATTTCGACTTCGACTTCCAATCCACCAACGGCATGTACGGCCTGGCGCAAGGCAGCTGGACTGGCCTGGGGCTCGGCCAAAGCCGGCAAAAGTACAACTGGCTCCCTGAAGCCCACAACGACTTCATCTTCGCCATCATCGGCGAGGAACTGGGCCTGGTGGGCACCATTGTGGTCCTTGTCCTTTTCGCGATCCTCGGCATCGCCATCTTCCGCGTCGTCGTCCGCCAGACAGATCCGTTCCAGCGCACCCTGGCCGGCGGCATCATGGTGTGGCTCCTGGGCCAGGCAAGCATGAACATGGCGGTAGTCACCCAGCTGCTTCCCGTCGTCGGGGTTCCACTTCCGTTCATCTCCTACGGTGGTTCAGCGCTGGTGATGTCGTTGTGTGGCGTGGGCGTAGTCTTGTCCTTGGCCCGAGGCCAGTTGCCGCCGCAGCAGCGGCCCCGTTTCCTACCGCGCCGTTCTCCGAAAACCGCACGAAAGCGTACTTAG
- the murG gene encoding undecaprenyldiphospho-muramoylpentapeptide beta-N-acetylglucosaminyltransferase: MTPESLTARKPLSVVLAGGGTAGHVSPLLAIADALRERRPDAAIMTVGTPSGMETRLVPAAGYELSTIDRVPFPRRPSADLLKLPGRLGAAVKQARRILEDAEADVLVGVGGYVCTPMYLAARKLRIPIVIHEANMKAGLANRVGARFSKHVAVAFAGTRLRGARHVGMPMRRAISGLHRAEAAPAAKASLGLDPVQPTLIVTGGSSGAQSINRSIAASLPALAAAGVQTLHITGNGKSVLDDDGGLLAAPGYRQVEYVDGMENVYAAADVLLARAGAGTVSEVAAVGVPAVFVPLPIGNGEQALNAAPLVEAGGALLIDDKDLSPAWLEAELIPLLSDRARLSDMARKSEALGIRNADQRMADLVLEAVSA, translated from the coding sequence ATGACTCCTGAATCCCTTACTGCCCGCAAGCCCCTGTCTGTTGTCCTGGCCGGCGGCGGAACAGCAGGGCACGTCAGCCCCCTGCTGGCTATCGCTGATGCCTTGAGGGAGAGGCGTCCCGACGCCGCCATCATGACTGTTGGTACGCCGTCGGGCATGGAAACCCGGCTCGTCCCGGCTGCCGGTTACGAGCTCTCAACGATCGACCGTGTCCCGTTTCCGCGGCGTCCTTCGGCCGACCTGCTCAAGCTTCCCGGACGCTTGGGCGCTGCGGTCAAGCAGGCCCGGCGCATCCTGGAGGACGCGGAAGCGGACGTCCTGGTGGGCGTGGGCGGCTACGTTTGCACGCCCATGTACCTGGCCGCCCGGAAACTGCGGATCCCCATCGTCATCCACGAGGCCAACATGAAGGCCGGCCTGGCCAACAGGGTGGGGGCCCGGTTCAGCAAACACGTGGCTGTCGCTTTTGCCGGGACCCGCCTCCGGGGTGCACGACATGTGGGCATGCCGATGCGCCGTGCCATCTCCGGACTCCACCGGGCCGAAGCAGCTCCGGCAGCCAAGGCGTCATTGGGCTTGGACCCGGTACAGCCAACCTTGATCGTCACCGGTGGGTCATCCGGCGCCCAGAGCATCAACCGTTCCATTGCGGCTTCCTTGCCGGCACTGGCTGCGGCCGGGGTCCAGACGCTGCACATCACCGGAAACGGCAAATCGGTACTGGACGACGACGGCGGCCTCCTCGCCGCTCCCGGCTACCGCCAGGTGGAGTACGTCGACGGCATGGAGAACGTCTATGCCGCCGCTGATGTCCTTTTGGCCCGCGCAGGGGCCGGCACCGTGAGCGAAGTAGCGGCCGTGGGAGTTCCCGCAGTGTTCGTGCCCTTGCCCATCGGGAACGGAGAGCAGGCCTTGAACGCCGCCCCGTTGGTGGAAGCCGGGGGAGCACTCCTGATTGACGACAAGGACCTGAGCCCGGCATGGCTGGAAGCGGAACTCATTCCGCTCCTGTCGGACCGCGCGCGGCTCAGCGACATGGCCCGCAAGTCCGAGGCCCTTGGTATCAGAAACGCCGATCAGCGCATGGCTGATCTTGTCTTGGAAGCGGTATCCGCATGA
- the murC gene encoding UDP-N-acetylmuramate--L-alanine ligase — protein sequence MTTSIVPLESLGRVHFIGIGGVGMSAVARIMVARGVPVSGTDAKDLPVMHDLSAAGARIAVGYDAGNLGDAQTIVAGSAIRADNPELAAARAAGLPVLHRSEALAATMAGHRVVTVAGTHGKSTTTSMIAVLLKEAGLDPSFAIGANVPALGVNAAHGASDVFVAEADESDGSFLNYRPLIAVVTNVEADHLDHYGTPEAVFASFDNFAALLPADGVLLACADDAGARALAERTAGKGTTRVLTYGTAGDADIRLHDDGPAAVAVAIGAQTHTLDLQVPGRHNALNAAAAFAVAVELGVAPEAAAAALGQFTGASRRFELKGQGRGVRVYDDYAHHPTEVRAALSAARSVAGGRKVHVLFQPHLFSRTREFATEFAEALAAADTALVLDIYPAREDPVPGVTSALIADHLTNGRLVPASEAVDAVVAVAGEGDVVLTVGAGDVTAYGPAIVGALGG from the coding sequence ATGACCACCAGCATCGTCCCCCTCGAGTCCCTTGGCCGCGTCCACTTCATTGGCATAGGCGGGGTGGGAATGTCGGCCGTGGCCCGGATCATGGTGGCGCGGGGCGTGCCCGTCAGCGGTACGGATGCCAAGGACCTGCCAGTCATGCATGACCTTTCCGCGGCGGGTGCCCGGATTGCGGTGGGCTATGACGCCGGAAACCTGGGCGATGCCCAAACGATCGTGGCTGGCTCGGCAATCCGAGCGGACAACCCGGAACTGGCCGCCGCCCGCGCCGCCGGGCTGCCTGTGCTGCACCGGTCCGAGGCATTGGCAGCCACCATGGCCGGACATCGGGTGGTAACGGTGGCGGGCACGCATGGGAAGTCCACTACCACCTCCATGATCGCCGTCCTGCTGAAGGAAGCGGGGCTGGACCCCTCTTTCGCCATTGGAGCCAACGTCCCGGCCCTGGGCGTCAATGCCGCCCACGGGGCTTCGGACGTCTTCGTGGCGGAGGCTGACGAGTCGGATGGTTCCTTCCTGAACTACCGCCCGCTGATTGCCGTTGTCACCAACGTGGAAGCCGACCACCTGGACCATTACGGCACACCCGAGGCAGTGTTCGCTTCCTTCGACAACTTTGCCGCGCTCCTGCCGGCGGATGGCGTGCTGCTGGCCTGCGCCGATGACGCCGGTGCCCGTGCCCTGGCCGAACGTACCGCTGGGAAGGGAACAACCCGCGTACTGACCTACGGAACAGCCGGGGATGCGGACATCCGGCTTCACGACGACGGTCCGGCCGCCGTTGCTGTAGCCATCGGCGCCCAAACCCACACGCTGGACCTCCAGGTACCGGGGCGGCACAACGCGCTGAATGCGGCAGCCGCGTTCGCGGTCGCCGTCGAGCTTGGCGTAGCCCCTGAAGCTGCAGCAGCAGCATTGGGCCAGTTCACCGGAGCCTCGCGCAGGTTCGAACTCAAAGGTCAGGGGAGGGGAGTGCGGGTCTATGACGATTACGCACACCACCCCACCGAAGTCCGGGCCGCCCTGTCTGCAGCGCGTTCAGTAGCCGGCGGCAGGAAGGTCCATGTCCTCTTCCAGCCGCACTTGTTTTCCCGCACCCGTGAGTTCGCCACCGAGTTCGCCGAGGCACTGGCCGCGGCTGACACCGCCCTGGTCCTGGATATCTATCCCGCCCGCGAAGATCCTGTTCCGGGTGTCACCAGCGCCTTGATCGCCGATCATTTGACCAATGGCCGCCTTGTTCCGGCCAGCGAGGCCGTGGACGCCGTGGTCGCCGTGGCGGGTGAGGGCGACGTGGTCCTGACGGTAGGGGCGGGAGACGTCACGGCCTACGGACCCGCGATTGTTGGAGCCTTGGGTGGCTAG
- a CDS encoding FtsQ-type POTRA domain-containing protein, whose product MASTRKPTFKPGTDPAVGKASGPRSEGPGGVISAQRSLEPEEKASDNVIAFPEPKGKRKRRLVLWTLSIVVAFVAVLMAGAVYSPVLAVRTITVDGTMLLTPEAVQKALSGLDGKPLPQVSEQEVNELLKPLIQVRSATIEARPPSELLVHVNERVPVALLKQGDSYVMVDVDGVQLGATKDLATVALPLIDAGAGATNTELFKAIAAVLDTLPADVLARMSTASAASPDAVELKLVDGKTVVWGNAEDRELKAKALEALLKMPADPKVPVRVYDVSVPRHPFTK is encoded by the coding sequence GTGGCTAGCACCCGAAAGCCGACGTTCAAGCCGGGGACGGACCCGGCCGTGGGCAAGGCCAGCGGGCCTCGTAGCGAGGGCCCGGGCGGGGTCATCAGTGCCCAGCGTTCCCTCGAGCCTGAAGAGAAGGCTTCGGACAACGTCATTGCTTTCCCGGAGCCGAAAGGGAAGCGTAAGCGAAGGCTCGTGCTGTGGACGCTGTCCATTGTTGTCGCTTTCGTCGCCGTGCTCATGGCAGGGGCGGTTTATTCTCCGGTGCTGGCCGTTCGGACCATCACCGTGGACGGCACCATGCTCCTAACGCCCGAAGCCGTCCAAAAAGCGTTGTCGGGCCTTGACGGCAAACCACTTCCGCAGGTCAGCGAGCAGGAAGTCAACGAGCTCCTGAAGCCGTTGATCCAGGTCCGGTCGGCCACCATTGAGGCGCGGCCGCCGTCGGAGTTGCTGGTCCATGTCAACGAACGGGTACCCGTGGCATTGCTGAAGCAGGGCGACAGCTATGTGATGGTCGATGTCGATGGCGTGCAACTCGGTGCCACCAAGGACCTGGCCACTGTGGCCTTGCCGTTAATCGATGCCGGCGCCGGCGCGACCAACACGGAGTTGTTCAAGGCGATTGCCGCCGTTCTGGACACGTTGCCCGCAGACGTCCTGGCCAGGATGTCCACGGCATCAGCAGCCTCCCCGGATGCGGTGGAACTGAAACTCGTGGACGGAAAGACGGTAGTGTGGGGCAATGCCGAGGACAGGGAACTGAAGGCGAAGGCACTTGAGGCGCTGTTGAAGATGCCTGCGGACCCCAAGGTACCCGTGCGCGTCTACGACGTCAGTGTCCCGCGGCATCCGTTCACCAAATAG
- the ftsZ gene encoding cell division protein FtsZ, producing the protein MAAPQNYLAVIKVVGIGGGGVNAVNRMIEVGLRGVEFIAINTDAQALLMSDADVKLDVGRELTRGLGAGANPEVGKQAAEDHADEIEEVLRGADMVFVTAGEGGGTGTGGAPVVARIARSLGALTIGVVTRPFTFEGRRRAGSAEAGIDALRDEVDTLIVIPNDRLLSISDRNVSVLDAFRSADQVLLSGVQGITDLITTPGLINLDFADVKSVMQGAGSALMGIGSARGEDRAVKAAELAIASPLLEASIDGAHGVLLSIQGGSDLGLFEINEAARLVQEVAHPEANIIFGAVIDDALGDEARVTVIAAGFDDVKATSPSMDQSRPAQNPVPAERPAAPNSAPSSAAAPQHATAGIGAAGLSNWGQQRPAALPADSGFDVDLPAVVEPDLSGSRSDDLDVPDFLK; encoded by the coding sequence GTGGCAGCACCGCAGAATTACTTGGCCGTCATCAAGGTCGTCGGCATCGGCGGCGGTGGCGTGAACGCAGTCAACCGCATGATCGAGGTGGGCCTTCGGGGCGTCGAGTTCATCGCGATCAACACCGACGCGCAGGCGCTGCTCATGAGCGACGCCGACGTCAAGCTTGACGTCGGACGCGAACTCACCCGTGGCCTCGGCGCGGGAGCAAACCCCGAGGTCGGCAAGCAGGCCGCAGAAGACCACGCCGACGAGATCGAAGAAGTTCTCCGGGGTGCCGACATGGTCTTCGTCACCGCAGGCGAAGGCGGCGGTACCGGAACCGGTGGCGCCCCTGTGGTCGCGCGCATCGCCCGCTCCCTGGGTGCGCTGACCATCGGCGTCGTGACCCGTCCGTTCACGTTCGAAGGCCGTCGCCGCGCAGGCTCCGCCGAGGCCGGCATTGACGCGCTTCGCGACGAAGTCGACACCCTCATCGTGATCCCCAACGATCGCCTCCTGTCCATCAGTGATCGCAACGTCTCCGTCCTGGACGCTTTCCGTTCCGCGGACCAGGTGCTGCTGTCCGGTGTCCAGGGCATCACTGACCTCATCACCACCCCTGGCCTGATCAACCTTGACTTCGCCGACGTGAAGTCGGTAATGCAGGGAGCCGGTTCGGCCCTCATGGGTATCGGCTCCGCCCGTGGCGAGGACCGTGCCGTCAAGGCAGCGGAACTGGCCATTGCTTCCCCGCTTCTGGAGGCTTCCATCGACGGCGCCCACGGCGTCCTGCTCTCCATCCAGGGCGGCTCCGACCTCGGCCTGTTCGAAATCAACGAGGCCGCCCGCCTGGTGCAGGAAGTGGCCCACCCCGAGGCCAACATCATCTTCGGTGCCGTCATTGACGACGCCCTGGGTGACGAAGCACGCGTCACGGTCATTGCTGCAGGCTTCGACGACGTCAAGGCCACCTCGCCGTCCATGGACCAGTCGCGTCCGGCCCAGAACCCCGTCCCCGCAGAGCGTCCCGCTGCTCCGAACAGCGCTCCGTCCAGCGCCGCAGCACCGCAGCACGCAACAGCCGGCATCGGTGCCGCAGGGCTGAGCAACTGGGGCCAGCAGCGTCCCGCCGCCCTGCCCGCAGACTCAGGTTTCGACGTCGACCTTCCCGCCGTGGTGGAACCGGACCTCTCCGGCAGCCGCTCGGACGATCTCGACGTTCCCGACTTCCTGAAGTAA
- a CDS encoding polyphenol oxidase family protein, whose protein sequence is MFWWRNEVLPGVSVAFTDRDAGNLALHVGDNPGEVLDRRIRLDQAAGLGAGHFQYMDQVHGNTVEFIEVHGQGPTADAMVSRATSVRAAPQPLAVMVADCVPVVLVGVDDGNRPIIAAAHAGRPGVASGVIPATVAEMRRRGAAGIRAWLGPSICGSCYEVPAELRASVAAEVPAAWASTSWGTPALDLPAGVRSQLAAEDVAVEYSGECTLENDSLFSYRRDNRTGRFAGLVWTHD, encoded by the coding sequence GTGTTTTGGTGGCGTAATGAAGTCCTGCCCGGCGTCTCCGTAGCCTTTACGGACAGGGACGCCGGGAATCTGGCCCTCCACGTCGGGGACAACCCGGGAGAGGTCCTGGACCGCCGGATCCGGCTCGACCAGGCCGCAGGCTTGGGTGCCGGGCACTTCCAGTACATGGACCAGGTCCACGGAAACACTGTGGAGTTCATCGAGGTCCATGGGCAGGGACCCACGGCGGACGCCATGGTCTCCCGGGCAACTTCTGTCCGCGCGGCACCGCAACCACTGGCGGTCATGGTGGCAGACTGCGTGCCTGTGGTCCTCGTGGGTGTCGACGACGGGAATCGGCCGATCATTGCCGCCGCGCATGCGGGACGACCAGGCGTCGCCTCGGGCGTCATCCCCGCCACGGTCGCGGAGATGCGCCGCCGGGGAGCGGCAGGCATCAGGGCGTGGCTCGGCCCGTCCATCTGCGGCTCCTGCTACGAGGTGCCGGCTGAATTGAGGGCCTCCGTAGCGGCTGAGGTGCCGGCTGCCTGGGCGTCCACCTCGTGGGGAACGCCGGCATTGGACCTCCCCGCCGGGGTGCGGTCCCAATTGGCTGCCGAGGACGTGGCCGTTGAGTACTCGGGGGAGTGCACCTTGGAAAACGACAGTCTTTTCTCGTACCGGAGGGACAACCGTACCGGTCGATTCGCAGGTTTGGTGTGGACGCATGACTAG
- a CDS encoding YggS family pyridoxal phosphate-dependent enzyme: MTSSGNDPRTAELAERLAAVTLRIEAATVAAQRTDAPRLIVVTKFHPAADVRRLASLGVVDVGENRDQEAAAKSGELAGVDVRWHFIGQLQSNKAKSVVKYASSVQSIDRVQLVDALAKAMAREQDGTGRADLDCFIQVSLEDDAGAHRGGASPADVEVLAERIQSAGGLQLSGLMAVAPLGADPEAAFEKLAGISATLSSVHPAATAISAGMSQDLEAAIKFGATHLRIGSDILGSRPAVG, encoded by the coding sequence ATGACTAGTTCCGGAAACGATCCACGTACCGCGGAACTGGCCGAACGGCTGGCCGCCGTGACCCTCAGGATCGAGGCAGCAACCGTGGCCGCCCAGCGGACCGACGCGCCCCGGCTCATCGTGGTCACCAAGTTCCATCCTGCCGCGGACGTCCGGCGCCTGGCGTCCTTGGGCGTTGTGGACGTCGGCGAAAACCGCGACCAGGAAGCCGCCGCCAAGTCCGGTGAACTGGCGGGCGTTGACGTTCGCTGGCACTTTATCGGGCAGCTCCAAAGCAACAAGGCGAAGTCGGTGGTCAAGTACGCTTCGTCCGTCCAATCGATCGACCGCGTCCAACTCGTCGACGCGCTGGCCAAGGCCATGGCGCGGGAACAGGACGGCACGGGCCGGGCGGACCTCGACTGTTTCATCCAGGTCAGCCTGGAGGACGACGCCGGTGCGCACCGTGGCGGTGCCAGTCCGGCCGACGTCGAGGTTCTCGCCGAAAGGATCCAATCAGCGGGCGGCCTGCAGCTCTCCGGCCTGATGGCCGTGGCGCCGTTGGGCGCCGATCCGGAAGCGGCTTTCGAAAAGCTGGCAGGAATTTCTGCCACCCTCAGTTCGGTTCATCCAGCAGCGACGGCAATTTCCGCCGGGATGAGCCAGGACCTGGAAGCTGCGATTAAGTTCGGGGCGACACACCTGAGAATTGGCTCCGATATTCTCGGTTCCCGTCCGGCTGTGGGGTAG
- a CDS encoding cell division protein SepF, which translates to MAGALRKTMIYLGLADGDEHYESEQAVASHPDEERPQAQEREERRAPAPVREVVREMPTVDAEEEYRAPVTPIKRAASSREDASGLRQITTVHPRSYNDAKVIGESFRDGIPVIMNVTDMGEADAKRLVDFSAGLVFGLHGSIERVTSKVFLLSPSYVEVIGDDKKASETQASFFNQS; encoded by the coding sequence ATGGCTGGCGCTCTGCGCAAGACAATGATCTATCTTGGGCTCGCCGACGGCGATGAACACTACGAATCTGAGCAGGCAGTCGCCTCGCACCCCGACGAAGAACGCCCCCAGGCACAGGAACGGGAAGAGCGCCGCGCGCCTGCTCCCGTCCGGGAAGTTGTCCGTGAAATGCCCACCGTTGACGCCGAAGAGGAATACCGCGCACCAGTGACACCCATCAAGCGTGCGGCGTCCAGCCGCGAAGATGCCTCGGGCCTGAGGCAGATCACCACCGTCCATCCCCGCTCTTACAACGACGCCAAGGTCATCGGCGAGAGCTTCCGGGATGGCATCCCCGTCATCATGAACGTGACCGACATGGGCGAAGCGGACGCCAAGCGGCTCGTGGACTTCTCCGCAGGACTGGTCTTTGGCCTGCACGGCAGCATCGAGCGGGTGACCAGCAAGGTCTTCCTGCTGTCGCCGTCGTATGTCGAAGTCATCGGAGATGACAAGAAGGCCAGCGAAACACAGGCCAGCTTCTTCAACCAAAGCTGA